In the genome of Globicephala melas chromosome 3, mGloMel1.2, whole genome shotgun sequence, one region contains:
- the ANGPTL4 gene encoding angiopoietin-related protein 4 isoform X1 has translation MRCAPTAGAALVLCAATAGLLSAQGRPEPPEKQRFASWDEVNVLAHGLLQLGNGLREHVERTRGQLGELERRLGSCGAACKDPEGSAAPPFAPENLVPPGGDAVPETLRSFQTQLKAQNSRIQQLFQKVAQQQRHLEKQHLRIQNLQSQMGHLAPMHLGHGVAKRARRKRLPKMAQLAGPAQNISRLHRLPRDCQELFEEGERQSGLFQIQPRGSSSFLVNCKMTSDGGWTVIQRRQDGSVDFNQPWDAYKDGFGDPQGEFWLGLEKVHRIMGEHGSRLAVQLQDWEGNAESLQFPVHLGGEDTAYSLQLTAPVASKLGATAFSPSGLSLPFSTWDQDHDLRRDKNCAKSLSGGWWFGTCGHSNLNGQYFHSIPRQRQQLKKGIFWKTWRGRYYPLQATTMLIQPTAAEAAS, from the exons ATGCGCTGTGCGCCAACAGCCGGAGCAGCCCTGGTGCTGTGCGCTGCCACCGCCGGGCTGCTGAGCGCGCAGGGCCGCCCGGAGCCTCCCGAGAAGCAGCGCTTCGCCTCCTGGGACGAGGTGAATGTGCTGGCGCACGGGCTCCTGCAGCTCGGCAACGGGCTACGCGAGCACGTGGAGCGCACCCGTGGGCAGCTGGGCGAGCTGGAGCGGCGTCTGGGCTCGTGCGGGGCCGCCTGCAAGGATCCTGAGGGGTCAGCCGCACCTCCGTTCGCCCCGGAGAATCTGGTCCCTCCCGGCGGCGATGCAGTCCCGGAGACCCTCCGCAGCTTTCAG ACTCAGCTCAAGGCTCAGAACAGCAGGATCCAGCAACTCTTCCAGAAGGTGGCCCAGCAGCAGCGGCACCTGGAGAAGCAGCACCTGAGAATCCAGAATCTGCAGAGCCAG ATGGGCCATTTGGCCCCCATGCACCTGGGCCACGGGGTGGCCAAGCGTGCCAGGAGGAAGAGGCTACCCAAGATGGCCCAACTTGCTGGCCCAGCTCAAAATATCAGCCGCTTGCACA GACTGCCCAGGGACTGCCAAGAGCTGTttgaagagggagagaggcaaaGTGGATTGTTCCAGATCCAGCCCCGGGGGTCCTCTTCATTCCTGGTTAACTGCAAGATGACCTCAG ATGGAGGCTGGACTGTAATTCAGAGGCGCCAGGATGGCTCAGTCGACTTTAACCAGCCCTGGGACGCCTACAAGGATGGCTTCGGAGACCCCCAAG GTGAGTTCTGGCTGGGCCTGGAGAAGGTGCACCGCATCATGGGGGAGCATGGCAGCCGCCTGGCTGTGCAGCTGCAGGACTGGGAGGGCAATGCCGAGTCATTGCAGTTCCCTGTCCACCTGGGTGGCGAAGACACAGCCTACAGCCTGCAGCTCACGGCGCCCGTGGCCAGCAAACTGGGTGCCACCGCCTTCTCACCCAGCGGCCTCTCCCTGCCTTTCTCCACTTGGGACCAAGACCACGACCTCCGCAGAGACAAGAACTGTGCAAAGAGCCTCTCTG GTGGCTGGTGGTTCGGTACCTGCGGCCACTCCAATCTTAATGGCCAGTATTTCCATTCCATCCCGCGGCAGCGGCAGCAGCTTAAGAAGGGCATCTTCTGGAAGACCTGGCGGGGCCGCTACTACCCGCTGCAGGCCACCACCATGCTGATCCAGCCCACAGCGGCCGAAGCAGCCTCCTAG
- the ANGPTL4 gene encoding angiopoietin-related protein 4 isoform X2: MRCAPTAGAALVLCAATAGLLSAQGRPEPPEKQRFASWDEVNVLAHGLLQLGNGLREHVERTRGQLGELERRLGSCGAACKDPEGSAAPPFAPENLVPPGGDAVPETLRSFQTQLKAQNSRIQQLFQKVAQQQRHLEKQHLRIQNLQSQMGHLAPMHLGHGVAKRARRKRLPKMAQLAGPAQNISRLHRLPRDCQELFEEGERQSGLFQIQPRGSSSFLVNCKMTSDGGWTVIQRRQDGSVDFNQPWDAYKDGFGDPQGEFWLGLEKVHRIMGEHGSRLAVQLQDWEGNAESLQFPVHLGGEDTAYSLQLTAPVASKLGATAFSPSGLSLPFSTWDQDHDLRRDKNCAKSLSALLRCD; encoded by the exons ATGCGCTGTGCGCCAACAGCCGGAGCAGCCCTGGTGCTGTGCGCTGCCACCGCCGGGCTGCTGAGCGCGCAGGGCCGCCCGGAGCCTCCCGAGAAGCAGCGCTTCGCCTCCTGGGACGAGGTGAATGTGCTGGCGCACGGGCTCCTGCAGCTCGGCAACGGGCTACGCGAGCACGTGGAGCGCACCCGTGGGCAGCTGGGCGAGCTGGAGCGGCGTCTGGGCTCGTGCGGGGCCGCCTGCAAGGATCCTGAGGGGTCAGCCGCACCTCCGTTCGCCCCGGAGAATCTGGTCCCTCCCGGCGGCGATGCAGTCCCGGAGACCCTCCGCAGCTTTCAG ACTCAGCTCAAGGCTCAGAACAGCAGGATCCAGCAACTCTTCCAGAAGGTGGCCCAGCAGCAGCGGCACCTGGAGAAGCAGCACCTGAGAATCCAGAATCTGCAGAGCCAG ATGGGCCATTTGGCCCCCATGCACCTGGGCCACGGGGTGGCCAAGCGTGCCAGGAGGAAGAGGCTACCCAAGATGGCCCAACTTGCTGGCCCAGCTCAAAATATCAGCCGCTTGCACA GACTGCCCAGGGACTGCCAAGAGCTGTttgaagagggagagaggcaaaGTGGATTGTTCCAGATCCAGCCCCGGGGGTCCTCTTCATTCCTGGTTAACTGCAAGATGACCTCAG ATGGAGGCTGGACTGTAATTCAGAGGCGCCAGGATGGCTCAGTCGACTTTAACCAGCCCTGGGACGCCTACAAGGATGGCTTCGGAGACCCCCAAG GTGAGTTCTGGCTGGGCCTGGAGAAGGTGCACCGCATCATGGGGGAGCATGGCAGCCGCCTGGCTGTGCAGCTGCAGGACTGGGAGGGCAATGCCGAGTCATTGCAGTTCCCTGTCCACCTGGGTGGCGAAGACACAGCCTACAGCCTGCAGCTCACGGCGCCCGTGGCCAGCAAACTGGGTGCCACCGCCTTCTCACCCAGCGGCCTCTCCCTGCCTTTCTCCACTTGGGACCAAGACCACGACCTCCGCAGAGACAAGAACTGTGCAAAGAGCCTCTCTG ctttattgagatgtgatTAA